Genomic segment of Saccopteryx bilineata isolate mSacBil1 chromosome 9, mSacBil1_pri_phased_curated, whole genome shotgun sequence:
GCTACACAGCTGGAGCCCAGAGCCTTAAGTACCTGAGCTAGGCCTCCGAGTTCTAGGCCCCTCCCCTTTAAAACCTTCTTAGCTCCTCCTCTTTACTATGCCCCGCCCTCCGCCCTAAGCCCCGCCCCTTAGGAACACGGCTACGTAGCTCCTCCCTCCCTAGGACGATTAATTTACATCTAGAATTCCCAAAGCCCTCTCCTTTCTCAGCCCTCCCAGCAGGCCCATTCACGGTGGATCTGTCCCCTTCGTGACTCAACTCACTTGTCCGCACCTTTGGCGTCCTCGGTTTTTCTTTTCCTAGGCCCTCCGACCCCGCTCCCTTGCGAATGCTTCCTTCTCGCCCCATTTCTTTtcgaaccctgccaggcacttagCCCCTTTCATTTGGGCGTAGACCCTTGTCTCTTTAGAAGGCTGAGACCAAGCGATGTCCCAGACCCCTTCCCCACATCCTCAGGGATCAATGACGCGGATGGGTGGGAGAGTAGAGGATTCTCTCTGGATCCTGAAAAAATGAGGGTTGAAGGGTTGCTCACTGGAGCCGGGACCGGGCTCTAGGACCCAGCGGGCAAGCAAGTCCGCCTCGCGTTTACACCTCCGCCAAGCcgcccactccccctcccccctctcctaggctccccctccctcccccgaaGCTCCGGCTCCGGGAGCCCGTCTCTAGCGCCGCCGGAGCCAGCGAGGGAGCCGGAGcgaacaggaggaggaggtggaggaggaggaggaggccacgTCGCCGCCGCTCAGAGCCCGGCCGGAGCCTCCCAGGCAGGTGCTGAGGGGGGCGAGGGGGCGGGGGCTGGCAGACCTGTCCTGCTGTGGGGGCGGCCTGGACTGCGCTGCGCCTCCTGCCTACCCGGGCGCCCACCAGATACCGGATGGAAGAACAAGGGGGTGGGGCCCCCAAACTGCGCGGCAGCCATTTGGGGTACCTGTCTCTATTTGGGGGGCCTGGAGTTCCTCTGAGGACACTCCATTCATAAAATTTCGTACAGGACCCCCGCCACTGAGGAActgtaggggccactttccccggGAAACAGATATGTGGGGAGTCTAGGGCATTCGGAAATCCCGGCGTCCTATCCCATCTAGGCCTTGCAGGGAACCTCTGCCCTTTTTCTCTGCTTCACCTGTTGTCGTGGAAGGCGGGCGGACAAAGGAAGCAGAGTCACGTGACTGCTCATTCACAAAATCCCATCCCATTGAGAAAAGGGGCTGGGGGCAGCATTGCAGCCGCCCCTTTCCCAACTGAAGGGCCAGAGAAACCTGGCAGCCTGCAAGTCGGGGGAAAAGGCTAGTGCCCGTTGAATGGGTCCCTAAGTCTCGGACGCCAGGGTCCCTGCGCTAGGTGGTAGTGAGGGGATGGACTCAGATCCCGATTACTGGGCGGAGGGCTACGTCTCCTGAGCTGGGGGGCGGGGTAAGATGGTTTTGAAGGATgctgaggaggggagaaagagagatgaataaCCCCCTCCGCCCCCTGCCAATCTCTGCTCTTTGCCTTCCTTCGGCTGGGGCCTGAGGAAGcaggctttttttattttgaatgaatgaatgaaatgctcTCTGGATGATTCTCGTTCGCCGGTTTCTGGCTTCCTCTGCCTCCATCTCCCTTTCGGCCTCTCTGGCCATTTCTGGTTCTCTCCCTGACCATCTCCCGTTGCTGGGTGACTCAGTGAGCTTTGCATCCGGTCTCATTCATAAATCTGGGAAGGAGTTGGGGGAAGAGGGCCTGGATTTCTCACCCAACCTGTGGCCTGGGCGGCAGGGTCCGGAGGCAGTGTAGAGGGGACTAGAGCTGAGGTGATGGACTCTAAGAAAATACATATGCGCAGGCACCCCGCTgtgagggggaaggatgggtggAGCTGTGGGtatgaggaggagagaagagagaaggagacaggattGATGGGAGTAAGCTGGACGGGGAAGGAAAGTGGAAAACCGAGGTTGTTGGGGTGCGTATGGGAAagatggggagagggggaaagtgGTATAGAGAAAAAAGGTAGATATGGAGAAGGTAGGCATGGGAGAAAAGAGATGGcatgaggaagaaagaagccatgCTGGAAGAAGGGCATGGGAACGCAAGGTGGCTATGCCAGAGAAGGTGGGAAAGAAAGGTAAGCTGTGTATCAGTGGCAAAGGTTGCAGTGAATCCAGGtgtgagagacggagaggggaAATGAGGGTTGGGGGGACATTGAATAGAACAGGATTGGAGCTCACAGACTATGTTGTCCTTGTCCCCCCACCTCCAGGTACATGGTTCGGGTTCGAGCTGTGGTGATGGCCCGAGATGACTCCAGTGGGGGCTGGCTGCCTGTGGGGGGCGGGGGCCTCAGCCAGGTGAGCGTATGTCGGGTCCGAGGGGCCAGGCCCGAGGGGGGGACCTGCCAGGGGCACTACGTCATCCACGGGGAGCGACTCCGGGACCAGAAAGTGAGCCATTATGGAATGTGGGAatagggtgggggctggggaaaTAGGGAAATGGTGCTGGGAGTGCAGAGGGGAGGTCAGGTAATCTCCaagcctgggaatcaaacctgggtgtGGGGTGGAGTTTGGAAGTGAATATGTGTCCTATGGATAAGAGTTGGGAGTTTTAAGAACATTTAGGGTATTAAGCAGATCCTGTCCACTCCCATCACCTGCTGGGCTATCACAGCAGCTTCCTCACTGCTCTCTTTGTCTTGCTCTCTCCCATATGTCAGTGTGTTGCACAAGGTCTCTCCTAACAACCGACTCAGATCATATCCCTTTTTTGCTTAGAACCGTCTCATGACTCCTATCTGGTTGAGATTCTTGCCACAAGGCCCTACATTCTAGGGCCCTGACTGCCCTAAGTATATGGAGCCATTTGGTGGGAGACCATCTAGAAATGTCAAATAGGGTTTACAATCCTATATTTCAGTTCAGCAAGAATGTTCTGGGCTGTTTGGCTCGATTTCGAAGGACAGTATTGAAGTTTCAGCTGGGGGTATAGCAGAAAGATCAGGATGACTTGCAAAGGCTTGGAGGAAGGGTTGCATTCAGAGCAGGGATTGAGAGAAACAATGCATGGGGATTTGAAGTGGTATGAAGGAATATAGTGATATTGGGTAAGGATATGAGGGAACATCTAGGGTATTGACCAGCATGTACAGGGAAATCTGTGAGAGTTTGATAGGAATTTTGGGGATAGTGTTTTGGGACATTATTGGGGCACTGAGAGGGATTAACAGTAATATTTTGAGGTGTTTAATATAGTTTGGGGAGTACTATTGAGTCAGAAGGGACtaattaattttttgagcaattcAACAAGATTTGGGATTCCTATTGGGATATCAGAAGGGGTATTGGAAAATGTACAGATTAAGGGGCTTGGGGAAAATACTCCAGAATTTATTGTGCTCAATAAAATTGGGGAGTGCTATTGGTCAGAATACAGGGGTATACCTAGGattgaaaaatatgttttgtGGGATGTTCGGGTATGCAGAGATGCTGGGGGTGGAGAAGTCCCAGGTATGGCTGGATGGAGGTGTCTAATCTGgctccctcctgcccctcagATCACCTTGGAGTGTACCCTGAGGCCAGGCTTGGTTTACAACAAGGTGAACCCCATCTTCCATCACTGGAGCCTAGGGGACTGCAGGTTTGGGCTGACGTTTCAGAGTCCTGCAGAAGCTGATGAGTTCCAGAAGACCCTGCTGGCTGCACTGGCCGCATTGAGTCGAGGTGAGTGGCACAGGTGGTCGGCCCTGGTGGCTGGGGTGGAGGAGTGGGAGAAGCTGGAGTCCACAGAACTCACTTTCTGACTTTCTCCCTGCCTCAGGCTCGCttaccccctcctcctcctcttcctcctccccttcccaggaCACAGCAGAGACTCCCTGCCCTCTGACGGTGAGTCTTCAGGACCAGCTCTGCTGGAAGGGCAGGGGTTTATTTCTATTCTACAAACATTCTTGAGCACCTCCTGTGTATCAGGCACCATGCCACATGCTGGGACAGAACTCTGGGCCCAAACTGTCAGATCAATTAAATCCAAGTTATTCTAGTTTATGTTCTGTTGTGATAGAACACATTCACACATTCATTCAAGGGGATTTATCGAGCACCTCAATTAGTAGTGTTTTAGGCACTGGGGATACATCAGTGAACAAACCAAAGTCCCTTTCCTCATGGAGCTTCTAATGTAGTgtgaaaaggcaggaaaaaaaattaagataaactataaaaatgaataaatattaaaagtaaatggatgaaTAAGTTAATAACAGGTCCATCCTTTTAGCTCCTCGGGATACAAACACTGCGGTCATCCTTGACTCCTTTCATTTTCTATGTCCCTCATCTAATCTGTTAGCAAATATTGGCTTCACTTTCAGAGTGACCAGACTCTGCCTCCAACCTGGTAACTTGCCCAACCTCATCTCTGAACAGACCATCCCACCAGCTTCTCACTGTCAACTTCTTCACCCACCCCGTTCCCTACTACCTCTTTCCACACACAGCCAGACAGACCCTATTGACCTCTAAGTCAGATCATGGCCATCTAACTCAGGGTAAGGGACAAGTCCTTGCAGTGGTACATAAGATCCCCCACCATCTGGCCCCTTATTTTCCCTCTTCCTCACTCCGCTTTAGCCACCCTGACCTCCTCACTATTACTCTAAAAGGAGTaacagggcctttgcatttgctggCCCTTCTGTCTTAGAACTCTCTTCCCTAAATTTCCACGTGGCTCATTCCCTTTATCCTTCAGGGATTTACACGTGtgtcaccttctcagtgaggccCTCCCTGAGGAACCTGTTTAAAATTGCTATATCCTAATGCGCCTTATCCTGtcctaatttttttccccttctgagattattttccttattttctttccctATAGATAATTTTCTTATCTATTAGTTTACTGTCATTGCTCCCATGCTAGAATGTCAGCTCCTGGAGGGCAAggatcttttgttgctttcttgctGCATCTCCAAGGCTTAAAACAGGGCCTGGTAGGTATACAGTAAGTGTTCAGTAAAGATGTGTTGAATAAATTTATTGAATCAATAAATGCACAGAATGTCTGATGCGATTTGGCACTTGCTGGGGACAGTGGGAGTTGCTCGAGAACACTGAAGAACAAAACCGGTTTCCTGGGCAGACCAGGGGGACTCTCATAGTAATGGGAGTTGCAGGCAGGTCTACTAAAGTCATATAGACAGTTAGACAGTTCTTGATTATTGAGCGCTTACTCAGGAAAGATGCTGTGCTTCATCTCACATTCTCACAATAGCCTCTGTGAGCCTGGCATGTTGTGAGTACTCAATGAATGGCTATTGAAGATAGTAAACAGATGAGGTAGGAATGATTCCCAAGTTACAGAAAGGAAACCAAGGGTCTGAGAAATGCTGTTTCAGCTTGTGAAGGACAGAACTTGGTCTGGATGGGAAAGAACGCATTCCACGTGGGTGAAACTGCCCCAATAAAGGTGTGGTGGACATGAGGCAGGAAGGCAGCTGACTGGCCAAGGGAGAGGGCTTCTGAGAAGTGAGAAGAATGATTTGATGCTATGTAGGTTGGTGAGCTGAGCAAATAAAAAGATGggggtcgccctggccggttggctcagcggtagagcattggcctagcgtgcggaggacccgggttcgattcccggccagggcacacaggagaagcgcccatttgcttctccacccctccgccgtgctttcctctctgtctctctcttcccctcccgcagccaaggctccattggagcaaaaatggcccgggcgctggggatggctctgtggcctctgcctcaggcgctagagtggctctggtcgcaacatggcgacgcccaggatgggcagaacatcgccccctggtgggcagagcgtcgccccatggtgggcgtgccgggtggatcccggtcgggcgcatgcgggagtctgtcagactgtctctccctgtttccagcttcagaaaaatgcaaaaaaaaaaaaaaaaaaaaaaaaaaaaaaaaaagatgggggtcaaataataataataataatgatttccAGTTATTCCTGAACTTCAGGCATGTGTTATGCCTACAGAGGGTCCTAACCACAGCCTTAAAAATAGACAACATTGtgatacccattttacagaggaggaaactaaggctcaaagaGATAAGCTCACTTGTGGGAGGGTCACACAACcagtcagtggcagagccagtgttTGAACCCAGGCCTGTCTGACAGCAGAACCCTCGCTCAAAATGGGAGGTGGTCTATGTGAGGGCATCGGCTGGGCTGTGCTAGTCCAGCTCTGAGGCCGCCGATCTCCTCCAGTCCCACGTGGACAGCGATTCCTCCTCCAGTCACAGCCGCCAGGAGACACCTCCCACCACCGAGGCAGCAGCCCCCATGGTCACAGCGGAGTCGGCTTCTAGCTTCGGGCTGGCCACGCCCCCCCAGCTCCGTCGCTCCTCTGCTCAGGTGCGCCCTCCAACCCGCAGCGGAAGTCTGGGGCTCCCTGTGGGACGCTGGGGACCCGAAGTGGGAGGGAACTGAGGCTGCAGAGGGGGGAGAAACCGCATACATAAGGAATGGCTGATTTGAGTTAATGGGTGAGGTAGGAGGGGCAGCTTGGAGACCTAAATTcctcggggtgggggggttgggtgAGGGCATCCTGTCTCTCCAGGGCTCCTGGAGATTTTTGGACAGTTCTTAATTTCGGAGAGGCTTTGGGGACGGCTTAGACAAAAATTTTTTCTAGTATATTAAGGGTTGCTGGTTCCAAACGAAGTTCTTTAGACTGCATAATTCACAAGATGGGAGAAGGGGCTTGGCATGCAAGGGGCTAAAAGGGACCTGCTAACCGGACTCCTGCATCCTGACGGAGAAGACCGAGGAGACGGTTGGGGTCCAGAATGACTGTGTCTGGGCGTagaggaggctgggggctggcacTCCTGTATTTTGAGAGAAGAGCCAGGGTTGGAAGCTTGGACTCCTGGGTCCTTAAGATGTGGGCTTGGTGCCTAGATTCTTTTGTCTGTCCCTAGATTTCCTTTGTCCCTGGGAGAGTAGCAGTGGGCTAGGGGTTTGGAAGTCTGACTCGGGCTGCAGGATTATCGGATTAATGAAGACTGTAGCAGGGTCTTTGGATTCTTGGGTTTTCTGAGACTGGGATGGATTGAGATTGTGGTGGCATGTGGGGGGATCACAGATTCCGCTAACGGGTTCTTCTGTTCCTTCATCCCATAGAGCTACCCTCCGCTCCTACCGTTCACCGGGATTCCGGAGccctcagaggccctggccggggcAGGGGGTGTCGGCTGGGGCGGCTGCGGCTATGAAGATTACCGGCGCAGTGGGCTGCCCGCGCCCCTCACCTTGTCCACCTGCGTTGTGCGCTTTGCCAAGACTAGCGCGTTGAGGGGCGCAGCCCCGGGGCCCCCAGCTGCCCTACCCGCCCCTCTCACAGAGGCTGTGCCCTCGGCAGCGCCAGCAAAGGCCTCCCCGGAGGCGGAGGAGGCGGCGCGCTGCGTGCACTGCCGAGTGCTCTTCCGCCGCCGAGCAGATGGGCGTGGGGGCCACTGCGCGGAGGCCCCAGACCCAGGTCGCCTGCTGGTGCGCCGTCTCAGCTGCTTGTGGTGCGCAGAGAGCTTGCTTTACCACTGCCTGTCGGACGCAGAGGGCGACTTCTCAGACCCGTGCGCCTGTGAGCCTGGCCACCCACGCCCCGCCGCGCGCTGGGCAGCACTGGCCGCACTTTCCTTGGCAGTACCCTGCCTTTGCTGCTACGCGCCCCTGCGCGCCTGCCACTGGGTTGCAGCGCGGTGCGGCTGTGTGGGCTGCGGGGGCCGCCATGAGGAGGCGGCACGGTGAGGATGGCCTCGAGGGTACAGGACCGCGGACTCTGTTCGGATCCCAAACCCAAACCTAGGCACACCCAGAACTTGGAGCTCGAGTTTGGATTGAGACACTCCAGACCTGGAACCTGGACCCCAAATGTATGATTGAGGTATCCCAGGCCCAGCTTCATTGGGCTGTCTGCCCAAGAGGTGCCAGGCACCCTGAGTTCTGGCGTCCTCATCCCACTGTTTCCCTCATCTCATAGCCTAGACTGAAGAGACTCCAGGCATTCCCGGGCTTTCTACACAGCAAGCAGGCCTGGGAGCATATGGCTTCCTGACAGACGCTGCGCCCTGAACCCTGACTGAACCCTTAGATTACAGCCCAGAGTTAGTCAGCAATTGCCAATACTCGACCCTGACTGTATACAATTACTCCCAGATCTTGAGATCACAGGGTCCAAAATCATCCCAAATGGTCCCTGAATACTCACCTAAAACCTGGGGCAACCATATTTATGGTGTTCTTATAGCCCTGGGACCCCTGAGATGTTGAGCCCTCTTAAGATGCCCTGAGTCCTTGGATATGCTCAAACAGATATTCTCGGACCAAAATGGCTTTGGCGACCCAACTCAGAgtcaccccctcccttcctgacTCAGACATCAGACTCCAAGATGCTCTGAGAGCCAGGAATCaaagtctgctgtagacccaccTCTCCAACTAGTGTTCCCAGGAGCTTTGGATCTCATAAATAGGACAGTGATGTGCCTAGTAATTTCAGATTAGGACTGAAGGCCACCAACACCTCAGGGCCCAAGACACTGGTTCTAAATCCTCAGATAGCCCTCTTGGACTTACATTTCAAGGCCCAGAATGTCCTGGAACCTTTGGCTTCTTTGTACCCATGGATCCCCAATCCCTAAAGGCTAGAAGCCTAGTTCCCAGAAGATGGGATGTTCATGACAACCCAGACCTATGTCCCTTTGGTCTCAGCCCCTGAATAACTCCAAGGTGCTTTAGGAGCACTGGATCCAAGACCCCAAGGTGCCACTGACCTTTTGAATTCAGGTCTTAAGCCTACACAGCATTGGGATTGTCCCTGACCCAAGACCTTGGTCCTTTGATACCAGAGACAGATCTGAGGTGCCCCAGGACCCTAGCACCCTTGGATCTGATTTCTTTGGACTCAAACCTCTCTAGCCTGATATTCCCTGAGAACTGCTGCCCCTTGAATTCTGTTCATCGGCCCCTGAGACCCCAAGATCCCAGTCTCTGAAATTCTAGTCCTAGGGCCCCGCCCATGTCCCCAGCATATCCCACAGAACTATCCCCTTACCCTAGGGGGAAAGCCCATCATTTTTACTCATGTTCTTGGATTCCAGAACCACTGAGAGTTCCTTCGCTCTCATCTTTAGGACATGGCATTGCCATAGATGGTTGTGCAGGCTGTTTACTAACCAAAGGCACATGGCCCAGGTGGTGAGTGGGCTGGAATTCACACCACACTGCTGGCCACACTGTGCCCTCAGA
This window contains:
- the SPRED3 gene encoding sprouty-related, EVH1 domain-containing protein 3 isoform X3, with the protein product MVRVRAVVMARDDSSGGWLPVGGGGLSQVSVCRVRGARPEGGTCQGHYVIHGERLRDQKITLECTLRPGLVYNKVNPIFHHWSLGDCRFGLTFQSPAEADEFQKTLLAALAALSRGSLTPSSSSSSSPSQDTAETPCPLTSYPPLLPFTGIPEPSEALAGAGGVGWGGCGYEDYRRSGLPAPLTLSTCVVRFAKTSALRGAAPGPPAALPAPLTEAVPSAAPAKASPEAEEAARCVHCRVLFRRRADGRGGHCAEAPDPGRLLVRRLSCLWCAESLLYHCLSDAEGDFSDPCACEPGHPRPAARWAALAALSLAVPCLCCYAPLRACHWVAARCGCVGCGGRHEEAAR
- the SPRED3 gene encoding sprouty-related, EVH1 domain-containing protein 3 isoform X1 — its product is MVRVRAVVMARDDSSGGWLPVGGGGLSQVSVCRVRGARPEGGTCQGHYVIHGERLRDQKITLECTLRPGLVYNKVNPIFHHWSLGDCRFGLTFQSPAEADEFQKTLLAALAALSRGSLTPSSSSSSSPSQDTAETPCPLTSHVDSDSSSSHSRQETPPTTEAAAPMVTAESASSFGLATPPQLRRSSAQSYPPLLPFTGIPEPSEALAGAGGVGWGGCGYEDYRRSGLPAPLTLSTCVVRFAKTSALRGAAPGPPAALPAPLTEAVPSAAPAKASPEAEEAARCVHCRVLFRRRADGRGGHCAEAPDPGRLLVRRLSCLWCAESLLYHCLSDAEGDFSDPCACEPGHPRPAARWAALAALSLAVPCLCCYAPLRACHWVAARCGCVGCGGRHEEAAR
- the SPRED3 gene encoding sprouty-related, EVH1 domain-containing protein 3 isoform X2, with amino-acid sequence MVRVRAVVMARDDSSGGWLPVGGGGLSQITLECTLRPGLVYNKVNPIFHHWSLGDCRFGLTFQSPAEADEFQKTLLAALAALSRGSLTPSSSSSSSPSQDTAETPCPLTSHVDSDSSSSHSRQETPPTTEAAAPMVTAESASSFGLATPPQLRRSSAQSYPPLLPFTGIPEPSEALAGAGGVGWGGCGYEDYRRSGLPAPLTLSTCVVRFAKTSALRGAAPGPPAALPAPLTEAVPSAAPAKASPEAEEAARCVHCRVLFRRRADGRGGHCAEAPDPGRLLVRRLSCLWCAESLLYHCLSDAEGDFSDPCACEPGHPRPAARWAALAALSLAVPCLCCYAPLRACHWVAARCGCVGCGGRHEEAAR
- the SPRED3 gene encoding sprouty-related, EVH1 domain-containing protein 3 isoform X4, with translation MVTAESASSFGLATPPQLRRSSAQSYPPLLPFTGIPEPSEALAGAGGVGWGGCGYEDYRRSGLPAPLTLSTCVVRFAKTSALRGAAPGPPAALPAPLTEAVPSAAPAKASPEAEEAARCVHCRVLFRRRADGRGGHCAEAPDPGRLLVRRLSCLWCAESLLYHCLSDAEGDFSDPCACEPGHPRPAARWAALAALSLAVPCLCCYAPLRACHWVAARCGCVGCGGRHEEAAR